One window of Aerococcus tenax genomic DNA carries:
- a CDS encoding response regulator transcription factor has product MAERIFVVEDDPVIATGLERELTKWHYQVKRAEDFEIIDQECRRFDPHLVLLDLNLPSYDGYYWCQMIRKDSAVPILFLSARDTSMDQVMAMQVGGDDYVTKPIDLPLLLAKVQALLRRAYRYSSASELLSFSGVQLDSTKARLLYHGQASDLTATELLILKQLFQAQGDYVSRESLMEECWLGESYIDDNTLAVNISRLRKKLAQLGLADFIKTKKRVGYALNEEVASQ; this is encoded by the coding sequence ATGGCTGAGAGAATATTTGTGGTTGAGGATGATCCGGTAATTGCGACCGGCCTGGAGCGGGAACTGACCAAGTGGCATTACCAGGTCAAAAGGGCGGAAGACTTTGAAATTATCGACCAGGAATGTCGGCGTTTTGACCCTCATCTAGTCCTTTTAGATTTGAACTTGCCGTCTTATGATGGTTATTATTGGTGCCAGATGATCCGTAAAGACAGTGCGGTTCCCATCCTTTTCCTATCGGCCCGCGATACCAGTATGGACCAAGTCATGGCTATGCAGGTAGGGGGCGACGATTATGTCACCAAACCCATCGACCTGCCCCTATTGCTGGCCAAGGTCCAAGCCCTCTTACGCCGGGCCTATCGCTACAGTTCAGCCAGTGAGCTCTTGTCTTTTTCTGGGGTCCAACTTGATTCCACCAAGGCTAGGCTGCTGTACCATGGTCAGGCTAGCGATTTAACCGCTACTGAACTTCTCATCCTTAAGCAACTCTTTCAGGCTCAAGGGGACTATGTCAGCCGGGAAAGCCTGATGGAGGAGTGCTGGTTGGGGGAGAGTTATATTGATGACAATACCTTAGCGGTCAACATTTCTCGTTTGCGTAAGAAATTAGCTCAGCTGGGGCTGGCAGACTTTATCAAGACCAAGAAGCGGGTAGGCTATGCCTTAAATGAGGAGGTT